One Streptomyces umbrinus genomic window, GGTTGACCGTGGCGTCCTTACCGGGCTTGTCGCCCTCGCCGCGGACCTTCTTTCCGGGCAGGTCCTGCTTGTGCTTCGCGTCGTGGATCGTGCGGTTCGGCTTGTCCTCGGCGGCGCCCTTCGGCGGGGCCAGGGTGGGCGCGCCGATGACCGTGGTCAGGCGGCGGTGGGTGCGCTCGAAGGCGTCGCGCTCCAGGGTGCGGCGTGCCTTGCCGGCGAGTGCCGGGTCCTCGGCCTGGGCCAGGGTGTCGAGGACGTGGGGTGGAACGATGGTGCAGAAGACGGGCTCGTAGCCCCCGTTTGTCGTCATGGTCGGCACCATTGCACTGCGTGATGCTGCTGTCACTAGAGGCAACCATGATTGGTGAAATGCGGGGATGTGGGCGCCGCGGGAGTGACTCGCTGTGGTACAGCCGCGGGCCGTGTGTGGCTTGTCGCGCAGTTCCCCGCGCCCCTAAAAGAACACAGGCCCCCGAGCCCCGAAGGGGGAAGTGCGCCGATGTGTGACGATGTGACCTTGTGCACCTTTTGTGACGCAATTCCCCGGCGTCCCGCATACTGATACGAACCCTCGCGTGGGGCCTGGCTCGGCTAGCATGCGGAGCATCATGCGTTACGGGCTGCTTCTCCTTAGCTGCCGCGGCGAGGGCCTGTAGTCGAGGCCGACCCCCTCCCCGCGGAGTTCGGCGTTGCGCCGTCGGCCGTCCCTCGGATTCTCTCCGAGGATCAAGCGGACCAAGAGGAGCCCCTCGCATCATGGCCAATCGCCAGCAGCCCACCTCTATGCCGATCCACAAGTACCGCCCGTACGACCAGGTCGACATCGCCGACCGTACGTGGCCGGGCAACCGGATCACCGTCGCCCCCCGCTGGCTCTCCACCGACCTGCGTGACGGCAACCAGGCCCTGATCGACCCCATGTCGCCCGCGCGCAAGCGCGAGATGTTCGACCTGCTGGTGAAGATGGGCTACAAGGAGATCGAGGTCGGCTTCCCGGCCTCCGGCGAGACCGACTTCGCGTTCGTGCGCTCGATCATCGAGGACGAGGACGCGATCCCGGACGACGTCACCATCTCCGTACTGACCCAGGCCCGCGAGGATCTGATCGAGCGGACCGTGGAGTCGCTGAAGGGCGCCAAGCGCGCCACCGTCCACCTGTACAACGCCACCGCGCCGGTCTTCCGCCGGGTCGTCTTCCGTGGCTCCAAGGACGACATCAAGCAGATCGCCGTCGACGGCACCCGGCTGGTCGTGGAGTACGCGGAGAAGCTGCTGGGCCCGGAGACGACCTTCGGCTACCAGTACAGCCCCGAGATCTTCACGGACACCGAGCTGGACTTCGCCCTGGAGGTCTGCGAGGCCGTCATGGACGTCTGGCAGCCGGGCCCGGGCCGCGAGATCATCCTCAACCTGCCTGCCACGGTGGAGCGTTCGACCCCGTCGACGCACGCGGACCGCTTCGAGTGGATGTCGCGGAACCTGTCCCGCCGTGAGTACGTCTGCCTGTCCGTCCATCCGCACAACGACCGGGGTACGGCCGTCGCGGCGGCCGAGCTGGCGCTGATGGCCGGGGCCGACCGTATCGAGGGCTGTCTGTTCGGGCAGGGCGAGCGGACCGGCAACGTCGACCTGGTCACGCTGGGCATGAACCTGTTCTCCCAGGGTGTGGACCCGCAGATCGACTTCTCGGACATCGACGAGGTGCGGCGCACCGCCGAGTACTGCAACCAGATGGAGGTCCACCCGCGCCATCCGTACGTGGGCGACCTGGTCTACACGTCCTTCTCCGGCTCCCACCAGGACGCCATCAAGAAGGGCTTCGACGCCATGGAGGCCGACGCGGCCGCGAAGGGCGTCACCGTCGACGACATCGAGTGGGCCGTCCCGTATCTGCCGATCGACCCGAAGGACGTCGGGCGTTCGTACGAGGCCGTCATCCGGGTCAACTCGCAGTCCGGCAAGGGCGGTATCGCGTACGTCCTGAAGAACGACCACAGCCTGGACCTGCCGCGCCGGATGCAGATCGAGTTCTCGAAGATCATCCAGGCGAAGACCGACGCCGAGGGCGGCGAGGTCACCGGCAAGGACATCTGGGCGGTCTTCCAGGACGAGTACCTGCCGAACGCCCAGAACCCCTGGGGCCGTATCCAGGTCAGCAACGGCCAGTCCACGACCGACCGTGACGGCGTCGACACGCTCACCGTCGAGGCCGAGGTGGACGGTACCGAGACCGTTCTGGTCGGCACCGGAAACGGCCCGATCTCAGCGTTCTTCCACGCCCTGCAGGGGATCGGGATCGACGCCCGGCTGCTTGACTACCAGGAGCACACGATGAGCGAGGGCGCGTCCGCGCAGGCCGCCTCGTACATCGAGGTCGCGATCGGCGACAAGGTTCTGTGGGGAATCGGCATCGACGCGAATACGACACGCGCCTCACTGAAGGCTGTGGTCTCCGCGGTCAACCGCGCGACCCGATAAGGCCGTTCACCTGCGTTTCTCCGGTCCCGTCCGCCTCACAGGCGGGCGGGACCGCGGCGTGTATCAAGCCATGTCACAGAGTGGTCTCGCCCTGGGTACTGACTCTTCCTCAACAATGTGGCTAACATCACGCCAACGCGGCGATGTTGCCGCGGCGTTACGGAGGTGCGACGTGCTGCCAGGACGGGGACGAAACGGCCGGTTTGTCCGCGCCGGCTCCATGGGCGTTTCGCGCATCCTCGGAACCCGCACGGCGTGGACCACTGTGGGCGACGGCGAGTTCTTCTGCCCCGGCTGCGGAGGCGACCGCAACTACCAGCGCCTCACCGGCCGCCGCCGCTTCACCTGCCTCGGCGTACCGGTCCTCCCGCGCGGCGAGACGGGTCCCGTCGTCGAGTGCGCGGCCTGCGGTCACCACTACAGCGCGGACGTCCTCGACCACCCCACCACGACCCGTTTCTCGGCGATGCTCCGTGACGCCGTCCACACCGTCGCGCTCGCCGTCCTGGCCGCCGGCGGCACCTGCGCCCGTACGTCCCTGGAGACGGCCGCGAGCGCCGTCCGCTCGGCCGGGTTCGACGACTGCACCGAGGAGCAGCTCGCGGCCCTCGTCGAGGCGCTCGCCGCCGACACCGGCCGGATCTTCGGGGAGCCCTGCGGGCCCGGGCTGGCCATAGAGCTCCATGAGGCTCTGGACCCGCTGGCTCCGCACCTGGCCCCTGGCGGCCGCGAGGCCATCCTTCTCCAGGGTGCTCGTATCGCTCTCGCCGACGGGCCGTACACGCCTGCTGAGCGCGAGACGCTCTCGACGGTTGGCGCTGCGCTGACGATCTGTGCGGATGATGTGACGCGGTTGCTCACGGCGGCGCGGACGCCGTCGTGACCCCGGGGTGGGGCCGGGCCCCTCGTGCCCTCCCGGCGGGGGCTGAGTGATTGCTGCGGGCCGGTGGGGGCTGGGCGCGCAGTTCCCCGCGCCCCTTACGGGGCGCGCCGTCGATTACTCCCAGGGGAGTAATCCCTGCCCCTCGCCGCCCCCGGCAGTACGGTCCACCTCGCTCTCCCGCCCGACGAAAGCTGTGGTCTTCGACGGAAGTCTGGGGACCGAAGCAGACGTCACCCGGAGGGAGATCGGTCAATGGGGGCCGGACAGACAACCACGACGAGGACGGGGCGCGGGCGAGCCGTTCCATGGGCGGTGCTCGGGCTGTGGATCGCCGTGCTCGCGCTCGTCGGGCCGTTCGCGGCGAAGCTCGCCGACGTGCAGCACGACCGGGTCACCGACTACCTGCCGGCGAGCGCCGACTCGACGCAAGTGGCGGAGATCCAGGAGAAGTTGCCCGGTGGCGAGACCACCGAGATGGTGCTCGTCTACCACCGCGACGGCGGGCTCAGCGCCGCCGACCGGGAGACCGCCGCAGGTCAGGTCGCGGAGATCGCCGGGCAGCACGAGCTGATCGGCGGCGCCCCGAAGGGGATTCCGTCGAAGGACGGTACGACCCTGATGTACCCGGTCGCCAGCAACGAGCCCGGGACGAACGAGAAGTTGCGGGACGAGCTCGTCAACGACGTCCGTGAAGTAGCCCAGGGCGAAGGCGGGTTGAGCGTCGAGGTGGGCGGCACCGGCGCACTGGCCACCGACGCCGCCGAGGTCTACAACTCGCTCGGCGGACCGCTGCTCTACACCACCGTCGCAGTCGTCGCCATCCTGCTGATCCTGATCTACCGCAGCCCCGTGCTGTGGCTCGTGCCCCTCGTCGTCGCCGGGATCGCCGACTTCATGTCGATGGGTGTCGCCTACGGCCTCAACCAGGCCTTCGGCACGACAGTCTCGGGGCAGAGCTCGGGCGTGATGACGATCCTCGTGTTCGGGGCGGGCACGGACTACGCGCTGCTGCTCGTCTCGCGCTACCGGGAGGAACTGCGGCGCATCGAGCGCCCGTACGACGCCATGGTCGCCGCCCTGCGCGGCTGCGGGCCCGCCGTGCTCGCCTCCTCCGGCACCGTCGCCGTCGGACTGCTGTGTCTGCTCGCCGCCGACCTCAACAGCAGCCGGGGCATGGGCCCGCTCGGCACCGTCGGCGTGCTGTGCGCGCTGATCGCGATGCTGACCCTGCTCCCCGCCATCCTCGTACTGGTCGGGCGGCGGGTGTTCTGGCCGCTCGTGCCGGCCTTCGGGAGCGAGCCCAAGCAGCGGCGCAGCCTGTTCTCGGCGATGGGCAGCTCGGCCGGACGCAGGCCGCTGACCGTGCTCGCGAGCGGTGCCGTACTCCTCGGCGCTCTCGCCCTGGGCTCGCTCAACCTGCCAGGACCGGTCAAGCAGGAGGACTCCTTCGTCGACAAGCCGGAGGCCGTCGCCGCGATGGAGACCCTCGGCAGGGCCTATCCCGAGCGCGGCAGCCAGCCCATCGACGTGGTCACCCCGCAGGGCCGCGCCGACGAGACCCTCGCGGCCGTCCGCGGCACCCCGGGAGTCGGCAGCGCGGAGAAGGGACGTACGGGAGACGGCTGGACCGAGATCTCCGTCTTCGCGAAGAGCGCGCCCCAGTCGGCCGGGGAGACCGCCACCATCAAGTCGCTGCGGGACGAGCTGAAGGGCTCCTACGTCGGCGGGGCCAGCGCCCAGCAGATCGACCTGGAGGACACCAACGCGCGGGACACGAAGGTCGTCGTGCCGCTCGTCCTGGTCTCCGTGATGCTCATCCTGATCGGGCTGCTGCGGAGTCTGGTCGCACCGCTGCTCCTGGTGGTCGCGGTCGTCGCGGTGTGGGGCGCGTCCCTCGGGATCGGCGGGCTGGTCTTCGGACCGCTCCTCGGCTTCGAGGGCACCGATCCGGGGCTCGGGCTGCTGTCGTTCGTGTTCCTCGTCGCCCTCGGCGTCGACTACGGCATCTTCCTCATGCACCGGATGAGGGAGGAGTCCCTGTCGGGAGCGGAACCGGCCGCCGCCGCGCTCACCGCGCTGCGCACCACCGGC contains:
- a CDS encoding TerB family tellurite resistance protein; amino-acid sequence: MLPGRGRNGRFVRAGSMGVSRILGTRTAWTTVGDGEFFCPGCGGDRNYQRLTGRRRFTCLGVPVLPRGETGPVVECAACGHHYSADVLDHPTTTRFSAMLRDAVHTVALAVLAAGGTCARTSLETAASAVRSAGFDDCTEEQLAALVEALAADTGRIFGEPCGPGLAIELHEALDPLAPHLAPGGREAILLQGARIALADGPYTPAERETLSTVGAALTICADDVTRLLTAARTPS
- the leuA gene encoding 2-isopropylmalate synthase: MANRQQPTSMPIHKYRPYDQVDIADRTWPGNRITVAPRWLSTDLRDGNQALIDPMSPARKREMFDLLVKMGYKEIEVGFPASGETDFAFVRSIIEDEDAIPDDVTISVLTQAREDLIERTVESLKGAKRATVHLYNATAPVFRRVVFRGSKDDIKQIAVDGTRLVVEYAEKLLGPETTFGYQYSPEIFTDTELDFALEVCEAVMDVWQPGPGREIILNLPATVERSTPSTHADRFEWMSRNLSRREYVCLSVHPHNDRGTAVAAAELALMAGADRIEGCLFGQGERTGNVDLVTLGMNLFSQGVDPQIDFSDIDEVRRTAEYCNQMEVHPRHPYVGDLVYTSFSGSHQDAIKKGFDAMEADAAAKGVTVDDIEWAVPYLPIDPKDVGRSYEAVIRVNSQSGKGGIAYVLKNDHSLDLPRRMQIEFSKIIQAKTDAEGGEVTGKDIWAVFQDEYLPNAQNPWGRIQVSNGQSTTDRDGVDTLTVEAEVDGTETVLVGTGNGPISAFFHALQGIGIDARLLDYQEHTMSEGASAQAASYIEVAIGDKVLWGIGIDANTTRASLKAVVSAVNRATR
- a CDS encoding MMPL family transporter — encoded protein: MGAGQTTTTRTGRGRAVPWAVLGLWIAVLALVGPFAAKLADVQHDRVTDYLPASADSTQVAEIQEKLPGGETTEMVLVYHRDGGLSAADRETAAGQVAEIAGQHELIGGAPKGIPSKDGTTLMYPVASNEPGTNEKLRDELVNDVREVAQGEGGLSVEVGGTGALATDAAEVYNSLGGPLLYTTVAVVAILLILIYRSPVLWLVPLVVAGIADFMSMGVAYGLNQAFGTTVSGQSSGVMTILVFGAGTDYALLLVSRYREELRRIERPYDAMVAALRGCGPAVLASSGTVAVGLLCLLAADLNSSRGMGPLGTVGVLCALIAMLTLLPAILVLVGRRVFWPLVPAFGSEPKQRRSLFSAMGSSAGRRPLTVLASGAVLLGALALGSLNLPGPVKQEDSFVDKPEAVAAMETLGRAYPERGSQPIDVVTPQGRADETLAAVRGTPGVGSAEKGRTGDGWTEISVFAKSAPQSAGETATIKSLRDELKGSYVGGASAQQIDLEDTNARDTKVVVPLVLVSVMLILIGLLRSLVAPLLLVVAVVAVWGASLGIGGLVFGPLLGFEGTDPGLGLLSFVFLVALGVDYGIFLMHRMREESLSGAEPAAAALTALRTTGGVIASAGLVLAATFAVLTNMGLVQLVQLGFVIAVGVLLDTFLVRTYLVTSASVALGRKVWWPGVLSREPEPAEPAGPSGPGGPTEPPRRPESVGAP